From one Mytilus trossulus isolate FHL-02 chromosome 10, PNRI_Mtr1.1.1.hap1, whole genome shotgun sequence genomic stretch:
- the LOC134687350 gene encoding uncharacterized protein LOC134687350 isoform X1, translated as MDYIWIKLIAVCVCSLVVSVDLSAAAVCKGCWVLGQFKEGNTEFDYKNGNCLEMTGCYCSCDGKFFCRKERNICDRTVESGRDSYSSSRRTSYQSSSSSSSGFESGQGSGAVIENVRNSACDRKCIVDGAEIDGGTYFSHKNQCISYSSCYCGCDGKWQCPASNAKNTCTGAGGGQLVESDEQGCRSCVIDGARYTGNSDFTYRNNCIEWTDCRCRCDGSWRCASNSGKWICDNVCNECEVDGRKIAGKSQFRHQTECIIYDPCVCNCDGSWDCPAKNGKWICTDQCLNCEINGREYKGRSEFRLREDCWEWNPCTCNCDGSWNCPRDNAKWVCTDKCLDCDVKGQKYPGNTQFQYVDGCYEYNCNCQCDGGWSCPANRTRDMCRLNMQTGCYFCTVNGNRFEGSTSFTYEENCMRYEHCACNCDGSWECPGEKATNTCRRNDTTGCDFCDVYGQREQGNSRFEIQQDCWRFDCECDCNGNWRCSETGARYICGSQLLETSGCKACLAGGTRYASQSSFKITWGCVTYDCSCNCDGSWICPSRLAINSCSNSHFQKFLISSVTNLPNSWCSECTIGGSVYPGFSQFEYQEKCTRQYARCYCNGGYRFDSSIITGCSGNAELSVSKGNCIDCKFNNAVFAANSEFEISSQCKRYRCKCECNGRPQCQSVVENVCGSVITVVESDYLTGGGSVTRTQGGTVVVEGGRQTVVTGAGGGGSRTVVVSGGGGSERTGSASVVLGGGRETTRTVVVSGGGGNAGLTGGGSSSSGSRTVIVGGGGGGGGGGTREVTSETRVVVTGGGGGSSSSSRTVVSGGGSTSVIGPDGSICYHCVGLDGKKYPGNSDFTFRRGCAVWKCQCNCFGRAICRPHDLSACLVEPQCRDCVVEGRTYRSNRMFSYEKDCISHQCRCMCDGSPRCVQTVAFNCERDKPRCTQCVIGGQQYQPNSLFDLVTRCRKQRCQCDCDGTYRCSEAQNTCSNEDRSQLDTCAPCEVDGQSHQAGTTFTIDRGCYRMTCSCSCRDRLKCDQSKTVDICENDRGERCKACVLDGERYAPNSKFERESGCLRQRCHCHCNGKFDCLSTGVNICKTDNTRTTSTQTDTSRTTSTQTDTSRTRPTQTDTSRTRPTQTDTGSSSVTSTETEKKDCKPCIADRIERQIGVTFCLDRGCKRYKCKCYCTGRYACQTDKPENICDSAGKVTATPCAAAAASQEITSGGSQTTTTDTRQTAGGGSRTTTTDTRQTAGGGSRTTTTTTRVTETSSTETKDLSQTTVFDYEERNGGVAVSDADRRGRCMQCNIAEQFYEGNSEFHLELGCKRFRCLCNCDASWECPRQRPENICKKETCRNCRLRDKEYPPNSSFRIDIDRCRKYECTCPCSGVYSCPPENIVNTCEQQCKECVVRGNRYQANAPFTYEEGSFRYNCDCKCDGSWNCPASRTERIGSTPQPQTGQCTECEVKGRKYRGNSRFSYEEGNFRYNCDCNCDGSWNCPASRTERISGSQQTGQCTECDVNGRKYRGNSRFSYDEGSFRYNCDCKCDGSWDCPASRTERIGSTPRPQTRPQSGQCTECEVKGRKYRGNSRFSYDEGEFRFNCDCNCDGSWNCPASRTEILNSTPRPQTRPQSGQCTECEVNGRKYRGNSRFSYDDGNFRYNCDCNCDGSWNCPASRTEIINSTPKPETRPQSGQCTECEVKGRKYRGNSRFSYDEGEFRFNCDCNCDGSWNCPASRTERINANPQPAQCTECEVNGRKYRGNSRFSYDEGIYRFNCDCNCDGSFNCPASRTERINANPQPAQCTECVVKGRRYRGNARFSYDEGNFRYNCDCNCDGSYNCPASRTERINSNSQTGQCTECDVKGRKYRGNSRFSYDEGNFRYNCDCSCDGSWNCPASRTERLSGAEQTSGLRTSSIGTGSERVAGTGSSRIIESGSSRQTGSGSSQITGAGSRITSDTERSSSESRRTGSGSIVDSKSITETRTSTGTEKVSSTSTLGESQTITELRSRSGYTSGSAVDSRGCRACIVNKVEYNSNSAFTFEDNCFRFSCRCKCDGSWSCPAERTVNICPQSCRECRVDGKAYPANTIFEYESSCFRFNCDCACDGSYNCPAERTKDICSGRPDKCRNCAVEGRDYPPNRKFQYDKGCNRFDCDCNCDGSWRCPAERTINICGGLGSQTCRECSVKGKRYPPNKTFSYIDGCNLNKCSCSCDGVHSCPSVTDICKSNGQICRDCLVKGNRYLPNKPFTYTERCDRFNCDCNCDGSWNCPAERTENLCTSGQCQKCRARGNEYAGNSVFVIEDNCRQFQCRCHCDGHWDCSKESARVC; from the exons ATGGATTACATCTGGATAAAG TTGATTGCGGTGTGTGTCTGTAGTTTAGTGGTATCGGTCGATCTCTCAGCAG CTGCAGTATGCAAAGGTTGTTGGGTTCTTGGACAATTCAAAGAAGGAAACACTGAATTTGACTACAAAAATGGAAATTGCCTTGAAATGACAGGATGTTATTGCTCATGCGACGGGAAATTTTTCTGTAGAAAGGAACGCAATATTTGTGACAGAACTGTGGAAAGCGGCAGAGACTCTTATAGCAGCAGTCGAAGAACCTCGTATCAAAGTTCAAGTTCTTCAAGTTCGGGATTTGAATCAGGTCAAGGTAGCGGTGCTGTCATTGAAAACGTCAGGAACAGTGCATGTGACAGAAAATGTATTGTAGACGGAGCTGAAATTGACGGAGGTACGTATTTCAGCCACAAAAACCAATGCATATCATATTCCTCTTGCTACTGTGGTTGTGATGGCAAATGGCAGTGTCCTGCTTCAAATGCAAAAAACACTTGTACCGGAGCCGGAGGTGGACAGTTAGTAGAAAGTGATGAACAGGGGTGCAGAAGTTGCGTTATTGATGGAGCCAGGTATACAGGAAACTCAGATTTTACTTATCGGAATAACTGTATTGAGTGGACTGACTGTAGATGTCGCTGTGATGGCTCTTGGCGATGTGCATCTAATAGTGGCAAATGGATCTGCGATAATGTATGCAATGAATGTGAAGTTGATGGTAGAAAAATAGCGGGTAAATCTCAGTTTCGTCACCAAACTGAATGTATCATATATGATCCGTGTGTATGTAATTGCGATGGGTCATGGGATTGCCCTGCCAAGAATGGAAAATGGATCTGCACCGATCAATGCTTAAACTGTGAAATAAACGGTCGGGAATACAAAGGAAGGTCAGAATTTAGGTTACGGGAGGATTGTTGGGAATGGAATCCATGCACATGTAATTGTGATGGATCATGGAATTGTCCACGTGATAATGCCAAATGGGTGTGCACAGATAAATGTCTTGATTGTGATGTAAAAGGACAGAAATATCCCGGAAATACACAATTTCAATATGTTGATGGATGCTACGAATATAATTGCAATTGTCAGTGTGATGGAGGATGGTCCTGTCCCGCTAACCGGACTAGAGATATGTGTAGACTTAACATGCAAACTGGATGTTATTTCTGTACTGTCAACGGTAATAGGTTCGAAGGAAGTACATCCTTTACATATGAAGAGAACTGTATGAGATATGAGCATTGCGCTTGTAATTGCGACGGATCTTGGGAATGTCCAGGAGAAAAGGCTACCAATACCTGTCGTCGAAATGACACTACCGGCTGTGACTTTTGTGACGTTTATGGCCAACGAGAGCAAGGAAACAGTCGATTTGAAATACAACAAGATTGTTGGAGATTTGACTGTGAATGTGACTGTAATGGAAACTGGAGATGTTCTGAAACTGGAGCACGGTACATTTGCGGAAGTCAACTATTAGAAACTAGTGGATGTAAAGCTTGTTTAGCTGGAGGAACTCGGTATGCCAGCCaaagttcatttaaaataacatgGGGATGTGTCACCTATGACTGTTCATGTAATTGCGATGGTTCGTGGATTTGCCCGTCACGTTTGGCTATAAACTCATGTTCAAATAGTCACTTCCAGAAATTTTTGATTAGCAGTGTTACGAATTTGCCGAATTCCTGGTGCAGTGAATGCACAATTGGTGGTAGTGTCTACCCCGGATTCTCTCAATTTGAGTACCAAGAAAAATGTACGAGACAATATGCTCGATGTTACTGTAATGGTGGATACCGATTTGATTCTTCTATTATAACTGGCTGTAGTGGGAACGCAGAACTATCAGTATCTAAAGGTAATTGCATCGACTGTAAGTTCAACAATGCGGTATTTGCAGCTAATTCAGAATTTGAAATATCATCCCAGTGTAAGCGTTATAGATGTAAATGTGAATGTAATGGACGTCCACAATGTCAGTCCGTTGTAGAGAATGTATGTGGCTCTGTAATAACAGTTGTAGAGTCTGATTATCTTACTGGAGGTGGATCAGTTACCAGAACACAAGGCGGAACGGTTGTTGTTGAAGGTGGAAGACAAACCGTTGTCACAGGTGCTGGAGGTGGAGGAAGCCGAACAGTTGTTGTCAGTGGTGGTGGGGGATCTGAGCGAACAGGATCTGCTTCAGTGGTTCTAGGAGGCGGTAGAGAAACAACAAGGACTGTTGTCGTTAGCGGTGGAGGTGGTAATGCTGGTTTAACGGGAGGCGGCAGTAGTTCATCGGGATCAAGAACAGTTATCGTTGgaggtggtggtggtggtggtggtggtggaaCTCGAGAGGTAACGAGTGAAACACGCGTAGTTGTAACAGGAGGTGGTGGTGGTAGTAGCTCTAGTTCACGGACTGTTGTATCAGGTGGCGGAAGTACCAGTGTTATTGGTCCCGATGGGTCTATATGTTACCACTGTGTTGGTTTAGATGGAAAGAAATATCCAGGAAATTCTGATTTTACGTTTAGAAGAGGTTGTGCTGTTTGGAAGTGTCAATGCAATTGTTTTGGTAGAGCAATCTGTCGACCACATGATCTAAGTGCCTGTCTCGTAGAGCCACAATGCCGTGACTGTGTTGTCGAAGGAAGAACATACCGAAGTAATAGAATGTTCAGTTATGAAAAAGACTGTATCTCTCATCAGTGCCGATGTATGTGCGACGGTAGTCCAAGGTGTGTCCAAACTGTTGCTTTTAATTGTGAACGAGATAAACCAAGATGTACTCAATGTGTTATAGGAGGTCAGCAGTACCAACCAAACTCTCTATTTGATTTGGTTACTCGATGCAGAAAACAACGTTGCCAATGTGACTGTGACGGAACATATCGCTGTTCAGAAGCTCAGAATACTTGTTCTAATGAGGATCGTAGTCAGCTAGACACGTGTGCACCATGTGAAGTAGATGGACAATCACACCAAGCAGGTACTACATTTACAATTGATCGTGGCTGTTACCGAATGACTTGTTCTTGTTCCTGTAGAGACCGATTAAAATGCGATCAAAGTAAAACCGTTGATATTTGTGAAAATGATCGAGGCGAACGTTGCAAAGCTTGCGTACTTGACGGTGAACGATATGCCCCAAATTCTAAATTCGAACGGGAAAGTGGATGCTTAAGACAACGATGTCATTGCCATTGCAACGGCAAGTTTGATTGTTTAAGTACTGGAGTAAACATATGTAAAACAGACAATACTAGAACGACATCAACGCAAACAGACACCAGTAGAACGACGTCGACGCAAACAGACACTTCTAGAACTAGGCCAACTCAAACAGACACTTCTAGAACTAGGCCAACTCAAACAGACACTGGTTCCAGTTCAGTTACTTCAACAGAAACAGAGAAAAAAGACTGCAAACCATGTATTGCCGATAGAATAGAAAGACAGATCGGAGTAACGTTTTGTCTAGATCGTGGCtgtaaaagatataaatgtaaatgttaTTGTACCGGGCGTTATGCTTGTCAGACCGATAAACCAGAAAACATTTGTGACTCTGCAGGTAAAGTGACTGCCACACCATGCGCTGCAGCAGCAGCCAGTCAAGAGATCACCAGTGGAGGTTCTCAAACAACAACCACAGACACCCGACAGACGGCCGGAGGTGGATCCAGAACAACAACCACAGACACCCGACAGACAGCAGGAGGTGGATCAAGAACGACAACTACTACTACTCGTGTCACTGAAACCAGTAGCACCGAAACAAAAGATTTATCGCAAACTACAGTTTTTGATTATGAAGAAAGAAATGGAGGAGTGGCTGTTTCAGACGCAGATAGGAGAGGACGCTGCATGCAATGTAACATCGCTGAACAATTTTACGAAGGAAACTCTGAATTTCATTTGGAACTAGGCTGTAAACGTTTCAGATGTTTGTGTAACTGCGATGCATCGTGGGAATGTCCAAGACAGAGGCCAGAAAATATCTGCAAAAAAGAAACCTGTCGTAATTGCAGACTCCGTGACAAGGAATATCCACCAAATTCAAG CTTTAGAATAGACATTGACAGATGTCGTAAGTACGAGTGCACTTGTCCATGTAGCGGTGTCTACAGCTGTCCACCAGAGAACATCGTAAACACATGTGAACAACAATGTAAAGAATGCGTTGTCAGGGGAAACCGATACCAAGCGAATGCACCTTTCACATATGAGGAAGGTAGCTTCCGGTATAATTGTGATTGTAAATGCGATGGCTCTTGGAATTGTCCTGCATCTCGTACTGAAAGGATCGGCAGTACTCCACAGCCTCAAACAGGACAGTGTACAGAATGCGAGGTTAAAGGCCGTAAATACCGCGGTAATTCGAGGTTCAGTTATGAAGAGGGTAATTTCCGGTACAATTGTGACTGTAACTGCGATGGCTCATGGAACTGTCCGGCATCTCGCACAGAAAGAATCAGCGGTTCTCAACAAACAGGACAGTGCACAGAATGCGATGTCAACGGCCGTAAATACCGTGGAAATTCGAGATTCAGTTATGATGAAGGTAGTTTCCGGTATAATTGTGATTGTAAATGTGATGGCTCTTGGGATTGTCCTGCATCTCGTACCGAAAGGATCGGCAGTACTCCCCGACCCCAAACAAGACCCCAATCTGGTCAGTGTACAGAATGCGAGGTTAAAGGCCGTAAATACCGCGGTAATTCAAGGTTTAGTTATGATGAAGGTGAATTCAGGTTTAATTGTGACTGTAACTGCGATGGCTCATGGAACTGTCCTGCATCTCGTACAGAAATATTAAACAGTACTCCCCGACCCCAAACAAGACCCCAATCAGGCCAGTGTACAGAATGCGAAGTTAACGGCCGTAAATACCGCGGTAATTCGAGGTTCAGTTATGATGATGGTAATTTCCGGTATAATTGTGACTGTAACTGCGATGGCTCATGGAACTGTCCTGCATCCCGTACAGAAATAATAAACAGTACTCCCAAACCCGAAACAAGACCCCAATCAGGTCAGTGTACAGAATGCGAGGTCAAAGGCCGTAAATATCGCGGAAATTCAAGGTTCAGTTATGATGAAGGTGAATTCAGGTTTAATTGTGACTGTAACTGCGATGGCTCATGGAACTGTCCTGCATCTCGTACAGAAAGAATAAACGCTAATCCACAACCTGCACAGTGTACAGAGTGCGAAGTGAACGGCCGTAAATACCGTGGTAATTCAAGATTCAGTTATGATGAAGGAATTTACCGATTTAATTGTGACTGTAACTGCGATGGCTCATTTAACTGTCCTGCATCTCGTACAGAAAGAATAAACGCTAATCCACAACCTGCACAGTGCACAGAATGCGTGGTCAAAGGTCGTAGATATAGGGGGAATGCTAGATTTTCGTACGATGAAGGTAATTTCCGATATAATTGTGATTGTAATTGTGATGGTTCGTATAACTGCCCTGCATCTCGTACCGAAAGAATCAATAGTAATTCACAAACAGGACAGTGTACAGAATGCGATGTAAAAGGCCGTAAATACCGTGGTAATTCGAGGTTCAGTTATGATGAAGGTAATTTCCGGTACAATTGTGACTGTAGCTGTGATGGCTCATGGAACTGTCCTGCATCTCGCACAGAAAGACTCAGCGGTGCTGAACAAACTTCAGGCTTGAGAACTAGTTCTATCGGGACAGGTTCTGAACGTGTTGCTGGAACAGGATCATCACGAATTATTGAATCAGGTTCTTCACGACAAACTGGCTCAGGTTCTAGTCAAATTACAGGTGCTGGTAGTAGAATCACCTCGGATACTGAACGTTCAAGCAGTGAATCACGAAGAACAGGTTCAGGCTCTATAGTCGATTCAAAATCTATTACCGAAACACGTACAAGTACTGGAACAGAGAAGGTGTCTAGTACTTCAACACTGGGCGAGTCGCAAACAATCACCGAACTCAGATCACGCAGTGGATATACATCAGGATCAGCTGTTGACAGTCGTGGTTGCCGGGCTTGTATCGTAAATAAGGTGGAATACAACAGTAATTCCGCATTTACATTTGAAGACAACTGTTTCCGGTTTAGCTGTCGTTGTAAGTGTGATGGTTCCTGGAGCTGTCCTGCAGAGCGTACTGTCAATATATGTCCACAGTCGTGCAGAGAATGTAGAGTAGATGGAAAGGCGTATCCAGCAAATACCATATTCGAGTACGAATCTAGTTGTTTCCGGTTCAATTGTGACTGTGCCTGTGATGGTTCCTACAATTGTCCAGCGGAGAGAACTAAGGACATATGTAGTGGTAGACCTGATAAATGTAGAAATTGTGCAGTAGAAGGAAGAGACTATCCCCCAAATAGGAAATTCCAATACGACAAAGGCTGCAATCGCTTCGACTGTGACTGTAATTGTGACGGATCATGGAGATGTCCAGCTGAAAGAACAATAAATATTTGCGGTGGTCTTGGTTCGCAAACGTGTAGAGAATGTTCTGTCAAAGGGAAACGATATCcaccaaataaaacattttcctACATTGATGGCTGTAATCTAAATAAATGTTCATGTAGTTGCGACGGAGTCCATAGTTGTCCATCTGTTACAGACATTTGTAAATCCAATGGTCAGATTTGCCGCGACTGTCTTGTCAAGGGCAACAGATACTTACCAAACAAACCATTCACATATACTGAACGGTGTGATCGATTTAACTGTGACTGTAATTGTGACGGGTCATGGAACTGCCCAGCCGAACGCACCGAGAACTTGTGTACTTCCGGTCAGTGTCAGAAATGTCGAGCCAGAGGAAATGAATATGCTGGAAATAGTGTGTTTGTTATTGAAGATAACTGTAGACAATTCCAGTGCCGATGTCATTGTGATGGCCACTGGGATTGCTCCAAAGAATCTGCCCGTGTATGTTAA